The proteins below are encoded in one region of Bacillus vallismortis:
- a CDS encoding ubiquinol-cytochrome c reductase iron-sulfur subunit: protein MGGKHDISRRQFLNYTLTGVGGFMAASMLMPMVRFALDPVLKSTGKQDMVQVVSVDELTKEPQRFDFKINQVDAWYESEESRSAWVFKNGDEIVALSPICKHLGCTVNWNSDPKNPNKFFCPCHYGLYEKDGTNVPGTPPLAPLDHYEQEVKDGFLYLGKAKPKGEG, encoded by the coding sequence ATGGGCGGAAAACATGATATATCCAGACGTCAATTTTTAAATTATACGCTTACGGGCGTAGGGGGTTTTATGGCGGCTAGTATGCTCATGCCTATGGTTCGCTTTGCACTCGACCCGGTATTAAAATCGACAGGAAAGCAAGACATGGTTCAGGTTGTCAGCGTAGATGAGCTGACAAAAGAGCCGCAGCGTTTTGATTTCAAAATTAATCAAGTCGATGCCTGGTATGAGTCAGAAGAGTCAAGATCAGCCTGGGTCTTTAAAAACGGGGACGAAATTGTAGCGCTATCGCCGATTTGTAAACATTTAGGATGTACGGTGAACTGGAATAGCGATCCTAAAAATCCGAATAAATTCTTTTGTCCATGCCATTACGGACTCTATGAAAAGGACGGCACCAATGTCCCGGGCACGCCGCCGCTTGCGCCTCTTGATCATTATGAGCAAGAAGTAAAAGACGGCTTCCTGTATCTTGGAAAAGCAAAGCCTAAGGGGGAAGGGTGA
- a CDS encoding nucleotide pyrophosphohydrolase, producing MSEKTMKDIQAEVDRYIGQFKEGYFSPLAMMARLTEELGELAREVNHRYGEKPKKATEDDKSMEEEMGDVLFVLVCLANSLDISLEEAHDRVMHKFNTRDKDRWTRIEEGK from the coding sequence GTGAGTGAGAAAACAATGAAGGACATACAGGCTGAAGTAGACCGTTACATCGGCCAATTTAAAGAAGGATATTTCAGCCCGCTTGCCATGATGGCGAGGCTGACCGAAGAACTGGGCGAGCTTGCCAGAGAAGTCAATCATCGTTATGGAGAAAAACCAAAAAAAGCGACTGAAGATGATAAAAGCATGGAAGAGGAAATGGGCGACGTACTGTTTGTGTTGGTTTGTTTAGCCAACTCACTTGATATTTCATTAGAAGAAGCCCACGACCGAGTCATGCATAAATTTAATACGAGAGATAAAGATCGCTGGACTAGAATAGAAGAAGGAAAGTAG
- the dapB gene encoding 4-hydroxy-tetrahydrodipicolinate reductase, with amino-acid sequence MSNETIKVVIAGPRGRMGQEAVKLAERTPHFDLVGAIDHTYDQQKLSDVMSVESDALIYTDIHACFTQKQPDVLIDLTTPEIGKVHTKMALEYGIRPVVGTTGFSEDDVKELMALTEEKGIGAIIAPNFALGAVLMMKFSKMAANYFEDVEIIELHHDQKLDAPSGTALKTAEMISEVRKEKQQGHPDEKEILPGARGAEQNGIRLHSVRLPGLVAHQEVMFGMDGQTLQIRHDSYNRASFMSGVKLSVEQVMKIDQLVYGLENIMD; translated from the coding sequence ATGTCAAACGAAACAATTAAAGTTGTCATTGCAGGACCGCGTGGAAGAATGGGGCAGGAAGCTGTTAAATTGGCGGAACGCACACCTCATTTTGACCTTGTCGGGGCCATAGATCATACATACGACCAGCAAAAATTATCTGATGTGATGTCTGTTGAGTCAGATGCTCTCATTTACACAGATATCCATGCCTGCTTTACACAAAAACAGCCGGATGTCTTAATTGATTTAACAACGCCTGAAATCGGGAAAGTACATACAAAAATGGCGTTAGAGTACGGAATTCGACCGGTTGTCGGAACAACCGGTTTCTCTGAAGATGATGTAAAAGAACTCATGGCTCTAACAGAAGAGAAGGGAATCGGAGCCATCATTGCTCCAAACTTCGCTCTTGGTGCGGTGTTGATGATGAAATTTTCGAAAATGGCTGCCAACTACTTTGAGGATGTTGAGATTATTGAGCTTCATCATGACCAGAAGCTTGACGCGCCAAGCGGAACGGCGCTTAAAACAGCGGAAATGATTTCAGAAGTCCGTAAAGAAAAACAGCAAGGACACCCTGATGAAAAAGAAATTCTCCCTGGAGCCAGAGGAGCGGAGCAAAACGGTATCCGCTTGCACAGTGTCCGTCTTCCGGGGCTGGTCGCACATCAGGAAGTCATGTTCGGCATGGATGGCCAAACGCTTCAGATCCGCCACGATTCCTATAACCGCGCTTCTTTTATGTCAGGGGTTAAACTGTCAGTCGAACAAGTCATGAAGATTGACCAGCTTGTGTACGGATTAGAAAATATCATGGATTAG
- the mgsA gene encoding methylglyoxal synthase codes for MKIALIAHDKKKQDMVQFTTAYRNILRHHDLYATGTTGLKIQEATGLQIERFQSGPLGGDQQIGALIAANALDLVIFLRDPLTAQPHEPDVSALIRLCDVYSIPLATNMGTAEILVRTLDEGVFEFRNLLRGEEPNV; via the coding sequence ATGAAAATTGCTTTAATCGCGCATGACAAGAAAAAACAGGATATGGTTCAATTTACGACTGCTTATCGCAATATTTTGAGGCATCACGACCTATACGCAACCGGCACAACAGGGTTGAAAATTCAAGAGGCGACAGGACTTCAAATTGAACGTTTTCAATCCGGTCCTTTAGGGGGAGACCAGCAAATCGGAGCACTGATCGCGGCCAACGCACTCGACCTTGTCATCTTTTTGCGCGACCCGCTGACCGCGCAGCCGCATGAACCGGATGTCTCGGCATTAATCCGGTTATGCGACGTGTATTCCATTCCGCTCGCCACTAATATGGGTACTGCGGAGATTCTAGTCCGCACACTTGATGAAGGTGTTTTTGAATTCCGCAATCTTCTAAGGGGAGAAGAGCCGAATGTATAA
- a CDS encoding DUF1405 domain-containing protein codes for MKWFQYVLGQRPLLILVLAINFLGTVYGYYWYLPQLMETPARFLIFVPDSPTATFFFLFVLLAFIMKRNAPLFEALALVTLVKYGLWAVAMNLLVLAVTGDLPWEGYMLIASHFAMAVQGVLYSPYYRFSFWHLAIAAVWTLHNDVIDYLFDMMPQYSMLSDYMTDIGYGTFWLSIFSIGLAYFLVVSKKQRKLELM; via the coding sequence GTGAAATGGTTTCAATATGTATTAGGACAGCGACCGCTGCTGATTCTTGTCTTAGCCATTAATTTTCTGGGGACGGTTTACGGGTACTATTGGTACTTGCCGCAGCTTATGGAAACACCGGCCCGTTTCTTGATTTTTGTTCCGGACAGTCCGACGGCAACGTTTTTCTTTCTGTTTGTGCTGCTCGCCTTTATCATGAAACGGAACGCCCCGCTCTTTGAGGCGCTTGCGCTAGTCACCCTCGTCAAGTACGGCCTATGGGCGGTCGCGATGAATCTTCTTGTACTGGCTGTAACAGGTGACTTGCCGTGGGAGGGTTATATGCTGATTGCCTCGCATTTTGCCATGGCAGTCCAGGGCGTGTTGTACAGCCCGTATTATCGCTTTTCTTTTTGGCATCTTGCAATTGCTGCAGTCTGGACGCTGCATAACGATGTCATTGATTACTTATTTGACATGATGCCTCAATACTCTATGCTTTCTGATTATATGACAGATATAGGATACGGAACATTTTGGCTGAGCATCTTCTCAATCGGGCTGGCTTACTTTTTAGTGGTTTCGAAAAAGCAAAGAAAGCTTGAGCTGATGTAA
- the bshB1 gene encoding bacillithiol biosynthesis deacetylase BshB1: MYNADVLAFGAHSDDVEIGMGGTIAKFVKQGKKVMICDLTEAELSSNGTVSLRKEEAAEAARILGAEKRMQLTLPDRGLMMSDQAIRAIVSVIRTCRPKAVFMPYKKDRHPDHGNAAALVEEAIFSAGIHKYKDEKSLPAHKVSKVYYYMINGFHQPDFVIDISDTIEAKKQSLNAYKSQFMPSEDSVSTPLTNGYIEIVEAREKLYGKEAGVGYAEGFFSKRMLMLDHDVLGGEQ; this comes from the coding sequence ATGTATAATGCAGACGTTCTTGCTTTTGGCGCCCACAGTGATGATGTCGAGATTGGAATGGGCGGCACAATCGCAAAGTTTGTCAAACAGGGAAAAAAAGTAATGATATGCGATTTGACTGAAGCGGAACTCTCTTCAAACGGAACGGTCAGTTTGCGGAAAGAGGAAGCAGCTGAAGCAGCCCGTATATTAGGTGCAGAAAAAAGAATGCAACTAACGCTTCCAGACCGCGGCCTGATGATGAGTGACCAGGCCATTCGGGCGATTGTCAGTGTGATCAGAACCTGCCGGCCCAAAGCGGTCTTTATGCCATATAAAAAGGATCGCCATCCGGATCACGGCAATGCCGCTGCACTGGTGGAAGAAGCAATCTTTTCCGCAGGAATCCACAAATATAAAGACGAAAAAAGCCTTCCCGCACATAAAGTAAGCAAGGTTTACTACTATATGATAAATGGTTTTCATCAGCCTGATTTTGTCATTGATATTTCGGATACAATAGAGGCCAAGAAACAGAGCCTTAATGCCTACAAAAGCCAGTTTATGCCGTCTGAGGATTCCGTTTCAACGCCTCTGACGAATGGCTATATCGAGATCGTTGAAGCGAGAGAAAAGCTTTACGGTAAAGAAGCGGGTGTGGGGTATGCGGAAGGTTTCTTTTCAAAACGGATGCTGATGCTCGATCATGATGTGCTTGGGGGCGAACAATGA
- the qcrB gene encoding menaquinol-cytochrome c reductase cytochrome b subunit — protein sequence MLNKIYDWVDERLDITPMWRDIADHEVPEHVNPAHHFSAFVYCFGGLTFFVTVIQVLSGMFLTMYYVPDIKNAWESVYYLQNEVAFGQIVRGMHHWGASLVIVMMFLHTLRVFFQGAYKKPRELNWIVGVLIFFVMLGLGFTGYLLPWDMKALFATKVGLQIAEATPLIGTQVKTLLAGHPDIVGAQTLTRFFAIHVFFLPAALFGLMAAHFIMIRKQGISGPL from the coding sequence ATGCTGAACAAAATTTATGACTGGGTAGATGAGCGGCTTGATATTACACCGATGTGGAGGGATATTGCTGATCACGAAGTACCGGAACATGTGAATCCCGCCCATCATTTCTCTGCGTTTGTGTATTGCTTTGGGGGACTGACGTTTTTTGTAACCGTTATCCAAGTGTTATCTGGAATGTTTTTAACCATGTACTATGTGCCTGATATTAAAAATGCCTGGGAATCGGTATATTATTTGCAAAATGAAGTGGCATTCGGCCAGATTGTCAGGGGAATGCACCACTGGGGTGCGAGTCTTGTCATTGTGATGATGTTTTTACATACACTGAGGGTCTTTTTCCAAGGGGCTTATAAAAAGCCGCGCGAGCTGAACTGGATTGTCGGTGTGCTGATCTTTTTTGTCATGCTCGGACTTGGCTTTACAGGCTATTTGCTTCCGTGGGACATGAAGGCTTTGTTTGCAACAAAAGTCGGGCTGCAGATCGCTGAAGCCACGCCTTTGATCGGGACGCAGGTCAAAACACTCCTTGCGGGGCACCCGGATATTGTAGGCGCCCAAACGCTGACTAGGTTTTTTGCGATCCATGTATTCTTTCTTCCTGCCGCATTGTTCGGGCTGATGGCCGCACACTTTATTATGATCCGGAAGCAGGGGATTTCAGGACCGCTTTAA
- the ypjB gene encoding sporulation protein YpjB codes for MKRKLTICLLLALIFYNGNAKAAERGSLEELNDLSDTVFQMTRQSKYEEALQVLAYFEKTLKSAEKKQQDPMLTGAQIRQITLGYNDMLRSLKRTDTSDMQKLRAAAQFRMLMDAVENRSDPLWGSLEKPIMEAFAELKQDVQSNERTSFHEKWNEFISLYDLIYPSLTIDVSEDQLETVGKHIDVIEQEEFQQMTESTKLERLSLLQHDLKNVFDRVEEDDADPSLLWVIITTGSIIITALTYVGYRKYRAEKNKLKKRDYPK; via the coding sequence ATGAAACGAAAGCTGACGATCTGTTTGTTGCTTGCTCTTATTTTTTATAATGGAAATGCCAAGGCTGCAGAGCGGGGAAGTCTCGAAGAATTAAATGATTTATCCGATACGGTCTTTCAAATGACCCGCCAGTCAAAATATGAAGAGGCCCTGCAAGTCCTTGCTTATTTCGAAAAAACATTAAAATCCGCTGAAAAAAAACAGCAAGACCCCATGCTAACCGGAGCCCAAATCCGTCAAATCACACTGGGCTATAACGATATGCTGCGGAGCTTAAAGCGGACCGATACATCAGATATGCAAAAACTCAGGGCAGCCGCACAATTCAGAATGCTGATGGATGCGGTTGAGAATCGATCTGATCCGCTTTGGGGCTCGTTGGAAAAACCGATTATGGAAGCCTTTGCTGAACTGAAGCAGGATGTTCAAAGCAATGAGCGTACGAGCTTTCATGAAAAGTGGAATGAATTTATCAGTTTATATGATTTGATTTATCCCAGCCTAACAATCGATGTATCAGAGGATCAGCTTGAAACAGTGGGAAAACATATAGATGTCATTGAGCAAGAGGAATTTCAGCAGATGACCGAGAGTACGAAGCTTGAACGACTATCCCTTCTTCAACATGATCTAAAAAACGTATTTGACAGGGTTGAGGAGGATGATGCTGATCCGTCCTTGTTATGGGTGATCATCACGACCGGCAGTATCATTATTACTGCTCTCACCTATGTCGGCTACAGAAAGTACAGAGCCGAGAAAAACAAGCTGAAAAAACGGGACTACCCTAAGTAA
- the bshA gene encoding N-acetyl-alpha-D-glucosaminyl L-malate synthase BshA, translating into MKKLKIGITCYPSVGGSGIIATELGKQLAEKGHEIHFITSSIPFRLNTYHPNIHFHEVEVNQYAVFKYPPYDLTLASKIAEVAGRENLDIIHAHYALPHAVCAYLAKQMLKRNIGIVTTLHGTDITVLGYDPSLKDLIRFAIEASDRVTAVSSALAAETYDLIKPEKKIETIYNFIDERVYLKKNTAVIKEKHGILPDEKVVIHVSNFRKVKRVQDVIRVFRNIAGKTKAKLLLVGDGPEKSTACELVRKYGLENQVLMLGNQDRVEELYSISDLKLLLSEKESFGLVLLEAMACGVPCIGTNIGGIPEVIKNNVGGFLVDVGDVAAATACALRILEDEQLSTRFTKAAMEMLKNEFSSQKIVSQYEQIYADLAEPE; encoded by the coding sequence ATGAAAAAACTGAAAATAGGGATCACATGCTATCCGAGCGTCGGAGGCTCAGGGATCATTGCGACAGAACTGGGGAAGCAGCTTGCTGAAAAAGGACATGAAATCCATTTTATTACGTCAAGCATTCCGTTTAGATTGAATACATATCACCCCAATATTCATTTTCATGAGGTTGAGGTTAATCAATATGCTGTTTTTAAGTACCCACCGTATGATTTGACATTGGCAAGCAAAATCGCCGAAGTGGCGGGACGGGAGAATTTAGACATTATCCATGCTCACTACGCTTTGCCGCATGCGGTTTGCGCCTATCTTGCAAAGCAGATGCTGAAACGCAATATCGGCATTGTGACAACTTTGCACGGCACGGATATTACGGTGCTTGGCTATGATCCGTCTCTAAAAGATCTTATCCGTTTTGCCATTGAGGCATCAGACAGGGTGACAGCTGTCTCCTCAGCGCTTGCAGCCGAAACGTACGATTTAATTAAGCCGGAGAAAAAAATAGAAACGATTTATAACTTTATAGACGAGCGCGTATATCTGAAGAAAAACACAGCGGTGATTAAAGAGAAACATGGTATTTTACCAGACGAAAAAGTCGTCATCCATGTGTCCAACTTCAGAAAGGTCAAACGTGTACAGGATGTCATCCGTGTGTTCCGGAATATCGCCGGCAAAACGAAAGCGAAGCTGCTTTTAGTCGGGGATGGACCGGAGAAGTCGACGGCCTGTGAGCTTGTCAGAAAATATGGATTGGAAAACCAAGTCTTAATGCTTGGAAATCAAGACCGTGTTGAGGAGCTTTATTCTATTAGCGACCTGAAACTGCTGCTGTCTGAAAAAGAAAGCTTCGGCCTTGTGCTGCTTGAAGCGATGGCTTGCGGGGTGCCTTGTATCGGAACGAACATTGGCGGCATTCCGGAGGTTATTAAGAACAATGTGGGCGGATTTTTGGTAGATGTCGGCGATGTTGCAGCCGCAACAGCCTGCGCGCTGCGAATTTTAGAGGATGAACAGCTAAGCACCCGTTTTACAAAGGCGGCAATGGAGATGCTGAAAAATGAATTTTCCTCACAAAAAATTGTCAGCCAGTATGAACAGATTTATGCCGATTTAGCAGAACCGGAGTGA
- a CDS encoding bifunctional biotin--[acetyl-CoA-carboxylase] synthetase/biotin operon repressor translates to MRSTLRKDLIELFSQAGSEFISGQKISDVLGCSRTAVWKHIEELRKEGYEVEAVTRKGYRLIKKPGKLSESEIRFGLKTEVMGQHLIYHDVLASTQKTAHEFANNNAPEGTLVVADKQTAGRGRMSRVWHSQEGNGVWMSLILRPDTPLQKTPQLTLLAAVAVVQGIEEAAGIQTDIKWPNDILINGKKTVGILTEMQAEEDRVRSVIIGIGINVNQQPADFPDELKDIATSLSQSAGKKIDRAGVIQHILLSFEKRYRDYMTHGFTPIKLLWESYALGIGTHMRARTLNGTFYGKALGIDDEGVLLLETTEGIKKIYSADIELG, encoded by the coding sequence ATGCGGTCAACATTAAGAAAAGACCTTATTGAATTATTTTCTCAAGCAGGAAGTGAATTTATTTCAGGCCAAAAAATCAGTGATGTCCTTGGCTGTTCCAGGACTGCTGTGTGGAAGCATATTGAAGAGCTTCGAAAAGAGGGCTATGAAGTTGAAGCTGTTACAAGAAAAGGATATCGACTCATCAAAAAGCCCGGGAAACTCAGTGAAAGTGAAATTCGCTTCGGTCTGAAAACGGAAGTGATGGGCCAGCATCTTATTTATCATGACGTTCTAGCAAGCACGCAAAAAACGGCGCATGAGTTTGCGAATAATAACGCACCGGAGGGCACTCTTGTAGTGGCTGACAAACAAACAGCCGGCAGGGGGAGAATGTCAAGGGTATGGCATTCACAAGAGGGAAACGGTGTTTGGATGAGCCTGATTTTGCGGCCTGATACTCCGCTCCAAAAAACACCGCAGCTCACACTGTTAGCCGCAGTAGCCGTTGTGCAAGGGATAGAAGAGGCAGCAGGCATCCAAACGGATATAAAATGGCCTAATGATATTTTGATTAACGGAAAAAAAACTGTCGGCATCTTAACAGAAATGCAGGCTGAGGAAGACCGCGTGCGTTCGGTCATCATCGGGATCGGCATTAACGTGAACCAGCAGCCAGCCGATTTTCCGGATGAATTGAAGGACATCGCGACAAGCCTCAGCCAATCCGCCGGAAAAAAAATTGACCGGGCCGGTGTCATCCAGCATATCTTGCTTTCCTTCGAAAAACGGTACCGTGATTATATGACACACGGTTTTACGCCGATTAAGCTTTTATGGGAAAGTTATGCGCTGGGAATCGGCACACATATGAGAGCAAGAACGTTAAACGGAACCTTTTACGGGAAGGCGTTAGGTATTGATGATGAAGGCGTCCTCCTTCTAGAAACGACGGAAGGCATTAAAAAAATCTATTCTGCCGATATAGAATTGGGTTAA
- a CDS encoding YitT family protein, producing the protein MLGEIRLKNIFFILIGAAIFSFGLVHFNMQNNLAEGGFTGITLLLYALFHISPSISNLVLNIPIFFIGWRLLGKTMFVYTLVGTVALSLFLSIFQRYEIHMPLQHDLALAALFAGVFIGAGLGIIFKFGGTTGGVDIIARLVNKYFGIPMGRTMFAFDACVIILSLLTYLSYKEAMYTLVAVFVAARLIDFIQEGGYTAKGATIISAKNDLIQKKILEEMERGVTILKGQGSYTKEDIDVLYCVVPKNELVMLKSVINSVDPHAFVAVSDVHDVLGEGFTLDENKNPLPR; encoded by the coding sequence ATGCTTGGAGAAATTAGATTAAAAAACATATTTTTTATTTTAATCGGAGCGGCAATTTTTTCATTCGGCTTGGTTCATTTCAATATGCAGAACAATTTAGCTGAGGGCGGTTTTACAGGTATTACGCTTTTGCTATATGCCCTTTTCCATATCAGCCCCTCTATCTCGAACTTGGTTTTGAATATCCCGATCTTTTTTATCGGCTGGCGTTTGCTCGGCAAAACAATGTTTGTTTATACCCTTGTCGGGACTGTCGCCTTATCTCTGTTTCTCAGTATTTTTCAGCGATATGAAATACATATGCCACTTCAGCATGATTTAGCGCTCGCTGCTTTATTTGCCGGTGTGTTTATCGGAGCCGGATTAGGAATTATATTTAAGTTTGGCGGTACGACAGGCGGAGTTGATATCATCGCCCGATTGGTCAATAAGTATTTTGGGATTCCGATGGGCAGAACGATGTTTGCTTTTGATGCCTGTGTCATCATTTTGTCTTTGCTTACTTATCTCTCCTATAAAGAAGCGATGTATACCCTAGTGGCCGTTTTTGTAGCGGCAAGACTCATTGATTTTATACAGGAAGGCGGATACACCGCTAAAGGCGCTACGATCATCTCAGCGAAAAACGATCTGATTCAAAAAAAGATTCTTGAAGAAATGGAACGAGGCGTCACCATTTTGAAAGGACAGGGTTCCTATACAAAAGAGGACATAGATGTTCTGTACTGTGTGGTGCCGAAAAACGAATTGGTGATGCTGAAAAGTGTCATTAACTCCGTTGACCCTCATGCCTTTGTGGCGGTAAGCGATGTTCATGATGTGCTCGGAGAAGGATTTACGCTTGATGAAAATAAAAATCCGCTTCCTCGTTGA
- a CDS encoding menaquinol-cytochrome c reductase cytochrome b/c subunit: protein MHRGKGMKFVGDSRIPAEKKPNIPKDYSEYPGKTEAFWPNFLLKEWMVGAVFLIGFLVLTIVHQPPLERMADPTDTGYIPLPDWYFLFLYQLLKYEYAAGSFTVVGAMIMPGLAFGALLLAPFLDRGTERRPWKRPVAVGMMLLAISAAVFLTWQSVATHDWAKAEEQGKITKEADIDTNAEGYKIFKEQGCISCHGDNLQGGAAGPSLVDTGLKPEEIKKIAVDGKGQMPAGVFKGNDKQLEELAKFISETTAK, encoded by the coding sequence ATGCACCGGGGCAAAGGGATGAAATTTGTAGGCGATTCAAGGATACCGGCTGAAAAAAAACCGAATATACCGAAGGATTATTCGGAGTATCCCGGTAAAACAGAGGCTTTCTGGCCAAATTTCTTGTTGAAGGAATGGATGGTTGGAGCTGTCTTTCTCATCGGTTTTCTTGTTTTGACAATTGTGCATCAGCCGCCTTTGGAGCGGATGGCGGACCCGACTGATACGGGTTATATTCCGCTGCCGGATTGGTATTTTCTTTTCTTATACCAGCTGTTGAAATATGAATACGCCGCTGGAAGCTTTACAGTGGTCGGCGCCATGATTATGCCGGGACTCGCTTTCGGCGCCCTGCTTTTGGCGCCATTTCTTGACAGAGGAACGGAAAGAAGGCCATGGAAACGTCCTGTTGCTGTCGGTATGATGCTTCTGGCCATTTCTGCTGCTGTATTTTTGACATGGCAGTCAGTCGCGACTCATGACTGGGCCAAGGCCGAAGAACAGGGAAAAATCACAAAAGAAGCCGACATTGACACCAATGCAGAAGGATATAAGATTTTTAAGGAGCAGGGCTGTATTTCTTGCCATGGGGATAACCTTCAAGGGGGAGCGGCCGGGCCTTCATTGGTGGACACTGGACTGAAACCGGAAGAAATCAAAAAAATCGCTGTTGATGGGAAAGGCCAAATGCCGGCGGGTGTGTTTAAAGGGAATGATAAGCAGCTCGAAGAACTTGCGAAATTCATTTCGGAAACAACCGCTAAATAA
- a CDS encoding CCA tRNA nucleotidyltransferase, protein MEQVFIKALPVLRTLIEAGHQAYFVGGAVRDSYMGRKIGDVDIATDAAPDQVERLFLRTVDVGKEHGTIIVLWEDETYEVTTFRTESEYEDYRRPSDVQFITSLEEDLKRRDLTINAMAMTAEAKVLDYFGGKKDIDQKLIRTVGKPEDRFQEDALRMLRAVRFMSQLGFTLSPDTEEAITKEKTLLSHISVERKTVEFEKLLQGSASRRAIQTLVQTGLYKELPGLYHKRENLIEASQFPFYSLTSREELWAALLIDLDIAWKDAPLFLKAWKLPGKVMKEAIHIAHTYGERLNAMSMYKAGEKALLSAAKISQLRQNEKLDKEKLKAIQDTYQRLPIKSLKDLDFTGKDLLALRNRPAGKWVSEELQRIEQAVVTGKLSNQKKHIEEWLKTCGQH, encoded by the coding sequence ATGGAACAAGTTTTTATCAAAGCGCTTCCCGTGCTGCGCACCTTAATCGAAGCGGGGCACCAAGCTTATTTTGTCGGAGGCGCAGTACGAGACAGCTATATGGGACGAAAGATCGGGGATGTCGATATCGCAACCGATGCGGCACCGGATCAAGTAGAACGGCTGTTTCTGCGGACCGTTGATGTAGGAAAAGAGCACGGAACCATTATTGTGCTCTGGGAAGATGAAACCTATGAAGTCACGACATTCCGGACCGAATCAGAGTATGAAGATTATAGAAGGCCGTCAGATGTGCAATTTATCACATCTTTAGAAGAGGATTTAAAACGCAGGGATTTGACGATTAATGCGATGGCCATGACAGCGGAAGCGAAGGTGCTCGATTATTTTGGCGGCAAAAAAGATATTGATCAGAAACTGATTCGAACCGTCGGAAAGCCTGAGGACAGGTTTCAAGAGGATGCGCTTCGTATGCTGAGAGCTGTACGTTTTATGAGCCAACTCGGCTTCACACTTTCACCTGATACAGAGGAAGCAATCACGAAGGAAAAAACACTGCTGTCCCATATTTCAGTCGAACGAAAAACAGTAGAGTTCGAGAAGCTGTTGCAGGGAAGTGCATCCCGCCGGGCGATTCAGACACTTGTTCAAACGGGGCTGTATAAGGAACTGCCTGGTCTATATCATAAAAGAGAGAATCTGATTGAAGCGAGTCAGTTTCCGTTTTACTCTTTAACATCCCGTGAGGAACTATGGGCTGCGCTTTTAATTGACCTTGATATAGCCTGGAAAGATGCCCCGCTTTTCCTGAAAGCCTGGAAGCTTCCAGGGAAAGTGATGAAGGAAGCCATTCACATTGCGCACACATATGGCGAGCGCCTTAACGCTATGTCAATGTACAAGGCTGGGGAAAAAGCACTTCTTTCAGCCGCCAAAATATCGCAGCTTCGGCAAAACGAAAAACTTGATAAAGAAAAATTGAAAGCCATTCAAGACACTTATCAAAGGCTGCCGATAAAAAGCCTTAAGGATCTTGATTTCACAGGTAAGGATTTGCTTGCGCTGCGAAACCGGCCTGCCGGAAAATGGGTGTCGGAAGAATTACAGCGGATCGAGCAGGCGGTTGTAACAGGAAAGCTCTCCAATCAAAAGAAACACATAGAGGAGTGGCTGAAGACATGCGGTCAACATTAA